In the Quercus lobata isolate SW786 chromosome 5, ValleyOak3.0 Primary Assembly, whole genome shotgun sequence genome, one interval contains:
- the LOC115989729 gene encoding protein HEADING DATE REPRESSOR 1 isoform X1, which translates to MANQNHENRERKKVEDGALVGFSPVSSPRIFWKSRKRSSSASSMNIDKVTEDTADETPNKQEEPLIEEKAQDSTESSMISERRKALFEPLEPIMNINGRRPSAESLLPPPDFDSTNYPKGWLIGKKRKLVNVDVVESMRRIAVQEMNRKDREIDGLNQQLEEDAQCLEHLQLQLLQERSKRAEVERENAVLQDQISMLMNMLHDNESMGEEGPDEGSDEP; encoded by the exons ATGGCAAACCAAAATCATGAGAATCGGGAAAGGAAGAAGGTGGAGGATGGAGCTTTGGTAGGGTTCTCTCCGGTCTCTTCTCCTCGGATTTTTTGGAAATCCCGAAAGAGATCATCATCAG CTAGCTCGATGAATATAGACAAGGTAACAGAAGATACTGCTGATGAAACACCCAACAAACAGGAAGAACCTCTGATTGAAGAGAAGGCGCAGGACTCTACTGAAAGTTCTATGATCTCTGAGCGTCGAAAGGCCTTGTTTGAACCATTAGAACCAATAATGAATATAAATGGCCGACGACCATCAGCTGAATCCTTACTCCCTCCACCTGACTTTGACTCCACAAACTATCCCAAAGGCTGGCtgattggaaagaaaagaaagctagTCAATGTGGATGTTGTTGAGAGCATGCGGAGGATTGCTGTGCAGGAAATGAACAGAAAG GACAGGGAAATTGATGGCCTAAATCAGCAATTGGAAGAGGATGCCCAATGCCTAGAACATCTGCAACTTCAACTTCTGCAAGAACGAAGCAAGCGTGCAGAGGTCGAGAGAGAAAATGCAGTGCTACAAGATCAGATATCTATGTTGATGAACATGTTACATGATAACGAGTCCATGGGAGAAGAAGGCCCAGATGAAGGCTCAGATGAACCATAG
- the LOC115989729 gene encoding protein HEADING DATE REPRESSOR 1 isoform X2 — protein MNIDKVTEDTADETPNKQEEPLIEEKAQDSTESSMISERRKALFEPLEPIMNINGRRPSAESLLPPPDFDSTNYPKGWLIGKKRKLVNVDVVESMRRIAVQEMNRKDREIDGLNQQLEEDAQCLEHLQLQLLQERSKRAEVERENAVLQDQISMLMNMLHDNESMGEEGPDEGSDEP, from the exons ATGAATATAGACAAGGTAACAGAAGATACTGCTGATGAAACACCCAACAAACAGGAAGAACCTCTGATTGAAGAGAAGGCGCAGGACTCTACTGAAAGTTCTATGATCTCTGAGCGTCGAAAGGCCTTGTTTGAACCATTAGAACCAATAATGAATATAAATGGCCGACGACCATCAGCTGAATCCTTACTCCCTCCACCTGACTTTGACTCCACAAACTATCCCAAAGGCTGGCtgattggaaagaaaagaaagctagTCAATGTGGATGTTGTTGAGAGCATGCGGAGGATTGCTGTGCAGGAAATGAACAGAAAG GACAGGGAAATTGATGGCCTAAATCAGCAATTGGAAGAGGATGCCCAATGCCTAGAACATCTGCAACTTCAACTTCTGCAAGAACGAAGCAAGCGTGCAGAGGTCGAGAGAGAAAATGCAGTGCTACAAGATCAGATATCTATGTTGATGAACATGTTACATGATAACGAGTCCATGGGAGAAGAAGGCCCAGATGAAGGCTCAGATGAACCATAG
- the LOC115992951 gene encoding uncharacterized protein LOC115992951 isoform X1: protein MVELMKKAVLEEVEKSSLEFNKRSKHKHKHKHEHQSLQQKEMYNPFDDELSPLGLHLRKSPSLLDLIQIRLLSHQNTHNNNNNNNNNDKLKASNFLASLLRIGTWEYKSKYEGELVAKCYFAKHKLVWEVLDGSLKNKIEIQWSDIVAIKAIYPDDGPGTLDVVLSRRPLFFRETNPQPRKHTLWQASSDFTGGQASVYRRHFLQCPHGMLDKHFEKLIQCDPRLSFLSQLPEIVLECPYFESNVAGFEEPNEYGSDMKSEETSLGAVASPSGAQSSFSTNEQEFIARAPENYIEETPSPSSVMDANKIEEMRSIADKDSKFLSNLEQIKVPVLHPSMSMSDLVSHFGHCISEQMANDRPIFSGNKRGRDILEEVTQILLSDSQSTSASDEQSLMCRVNSLCCLLPKDPSTSQNLQAKCDDNIDINSDQNMGEAFAASTNESNPAEGDGESNDGSGCKQAPAMSRKDSFAELLLNLPRIASLPRFWFSLPEDSHNHSR, encoded by the exons ATGGTTGAGTTAATGAAGAAGGCGGTATTAGAAGAAGTTGAAAAATCCTCCTTAGAATTTAACAAGCGATCCAAGcacaagcacaagcacaagCACGAGCACCAATCTCTGCAACAAAAGGAAATGTACAATCCCTTTGATGATGAGCTAAGCCCACTTGGTTTGCATCTCCGAAAGAGCCCCTCCCTTTTGGATTTAATCCAAATCAGGCTGCTTTCTCATCAAAACacccacaacaacaacaacaacaacaataataatgataagCTCAAGGCTTCGAACTTTTTGGCTTCACTTCTTAGAATCGGGACATGGGag TATAAGTCGAAGTACGAAGGAGAGTTGGTGGCAAAATGTTACTTTGCAAAGCATAAGCTGGTGTGGGAAGTCCTTGATGGCAGTCTTAAGAATAAGATTGAAATACAGTGGTCGGATATTGTGGCTATCAAAGCAATCTATCCAGATGATGGACCGGGAACTTTGGATGTTGtg CTGTCTAGAAGGCCCCTTTTCTTTAGGGAGACAAATCCACAACCTAGGAAGCACACCTTATGGCAGGCATCCTCGGATTTTACAGGTGGTCAAGCAAGCGTTTATAG GCGACATTTTCTACAGTGCCCACACGGGATGTTAGACAAGCACTTCGAAAAGCTTATTCAGTGTGACCCTCGTCTCAGCTTTTTAAGTCAACTACCAGAAATTGTGTTAGAATGTCCATATTTTGAATCCAATGTTGCTGGGTTTGAGGAGCCAAATGAATATGGCTCTGATATGAAAAGTGAAGAGACTTCGTTGGGGGCTGTGGCATCACCATCTGGAGCTCAATCATCATTCTCAACAAATGAGCAAGAGTTCATTGCTAGAGCCCCAGAAAATTATATTGAGGAAACTCCTTCACCTAGTTCAG tgATGGATGctaataaaattgaagaaatgaGGAGTATTGCAGACAAAGATTCAAAGTTTCTCAGCAATTTAGAACAAATTAAAGTGCCTGTGCTTCATCCATCGATGTCTATGAGTGATCTAGTGAGCCACTTTGGACATTGCATTTCAGAACAAATGGCAAATGATAGACCCATCTTTTCTGGCAACAAACGTGGAAGGGACATTCTGGAGGAGGTTACCCAGATCTTGTTAAGCGACAGTCAATCAACATCAGCGTCTGACGAGCAGTCACTCATGTGTAGGGTCAATTCTCTTTGCTGCCTTCTGCCGAAGGATCCTTCAACTTCACAAAACTTGCAGGCCAAATGTGATGACAATATTGATATAAACAGTGATCAGAACATGGGTGAAGCTTTTGCTGCATCAACAAATGAAAGTAATCCTGCAGAGGGTGATGGTGAGTCCAATGATGGTTCTGGCTGTAAGCAAGCACCAGCAATGTCGAGGAAGGACTCATTTGCAGAGCTGCTTCTAAATCTTCCAAGGATAGCCTCTCTCCCTCGGTTTTGGTTTAGCTTGCCAGAAGATTCTCATAATCATTCTAGATAG
- the LOC115992951 gene encoding uncharacterized protein LOC115992951 isoform X2: MVELMKKAVLEEVEKSSLEFNKRSKHKHKHKHEHQSLQQKEMYNPFDDELSPLGLHLRKSPSLLDLIQIRLLSHQNTHNNNNNNNNNDKLKASNFLASLLRIGTWEYKSKYEGELVAKCYFAKHKLVWEVLDGSLKNKIEIQWSDIVAIKAIYPDDGPGTLDVVLSRRPLFFRETNPQPRKHTLWQASSDFTGGQASVYRRHFLQCPHGMLDKHFEKLIQCDPRLSFLSQLPEIVLECPYFESNVAGFEEPNEYGSDMKSEETSLGAVASPSGAQSSFSTNEQEFIARAPENYIEETPSPSSAKLDRFLRDWMYGLIPMTDMMELHLAIGDWCVPRDDKSEGNLIRKGI; the protein is encoded by the exons ATGGTTGAGTTAATGAAGAAGGCGGTATTAGAAGAAGTTGAAAAATCCTCCTTAGAATTTAACAAGCGATCCAAGcacaagcacaagcacaagCACGAGCACCAATCTCTGCAACAAAAGGAAATGTACAATCCCTTTGATGATGAGCTAAGCCCACTTGGTTTGCATCTCCGAAAGAGCCCCTCCCTTTTGGATTTAATCCAAATCAGGCTGCTTTCTCATCAAAACacccacaacaacaacaacaacaacaataataatgataagCTCAAGGCTTCGAACTTTTTGGCTTCACTTCTTAGAATCGGGACATGGGag TATAAGTCGAAGTACGAAGGAGAGTTGGTGGCAAAATGTTACTTTGCAAAGCATAAGCTGGTGTGGGAAGTCCTTGATGGCAGTCTTAAGAATAAGATTGAAATACAGTGGTCGGATATTGTGGCTATCAAAGCAATCTATCCAGATGATGGACCGGGAACTTTGGATGTTGtg CTGTCTAGAAGGCCCCTTTTCTTTAGGGAGACAAATCCACAACCTAGGAAGCACACCTTATGGCAGGCATCCTCGGATTTTACAGGTGGTCAAGCAAGCGTTTATAG GCGACATTTTCTACAGTGCCCACACGGGATGTTAGACAAGCACTTCGAAAAGCTTATTCAGTGTGACCCTCGTCTCAGCTTTTTAAGTCAACTACCAGAAATTGTGTTAGAATGTCCATATTTTGAATCCAATGTTGCTGGGTTTGAGGAGCCAAATGAATATGGCTCTGATATGAAAAGTGAAGAGACTTCGTTGGGGGCTGTGGCATCACCATCTGGAGCTCAATCATCATTCTCAACAAATGAGCAAGAGTTCATTGCTAGAGCCCCAGAAAATTATATTGAGGAAACTCCTTCACCTAGTTCAG CAAAACTCGACAGATTTCTTAGAGATTGGATGTATGGGTTGATACCAATGACAGACATGATGGAACTGCATCTAGCCATTGGTGATTGGTGTGTTCCAAGGGATGACAAATCTGAAGGAAACCTTATTAGAAAGGGGATATGA
- the LOC115990415 gene encoding peptidyl-prolyl cis-trans isomerase-like yields MASNPMVFFNMTIGGQLAGHIIMKLYTDVVPHTAVNFRALYTSQKGTGRSGKPLHYKGLSFHHVIPGFICQGGDFTAGNGIGGESIYGTKFTDENFVKKHTSPGVLSMANVGPGTNGSQFFICTTKTEWLNGKHVKFSQIIEGMDLNKKLEAVASSKFQVYQHIVVITCHSSKKVAITCHSSEIVTISRHLNKKWQAVVSPKFHVVRHIVGIPFHS; encoded by the exons ATGGCTTCCAACCCTATGGTCTTCTTCAACATGACCATCGGTGGCCAACTTGCCGGCCATATCATTATGAAGCTCTACACCGACGTGGTTCCCCACACTGCCGTGAACTTTCGGGCTCTCTACACCAGCCAGAAGGGCACAGGCCGCTCCGGCAAGCCGCTTCACTACAAGGGATTGTCATTCCACCACGTGATCCCTGGGTTCATATGCCAAGGAGGCGACTTCACCGCTGGAAACGGCATCGGAGGCGAGTCGATCTATGGCACCAAGTTCACCGATGAGAACTTCGTGAAAAAGCACACCAGCCCCGGAGTCCTCTCTATGGCCAATGTCGGTCCCGGAACCAACGGATCTCAGTTCTTCATTTGCACTACCAAGACCGAGTGGCTCAACGGAAAGCACGTCAAGTTCAGCCAGATCATCGAGGGCATGGACC TCAATAAAAAGTTGGAAGCAGTAGCCAGTTCCAAATTTCAAGTATATCAACACATAGTCGTTATAACTTGCCACTCTTCGAAGAAAGTGGCTATAACTTGCCATTCTTCGGAGATAGTCACAATTTCTCGCCACCTCAATAAAAAGTGGCAAGCAGTAGTTAGTCCCAAATTTCATGTAGTTCGACACATAGTGGGTATACCTTTCCACTCTTGA